One window of Phycisphaeraceae bacterium genomic DNA carries:
- the flgG gene encoding flagellar basal-body rod protein FlgG, whose translation MAVSALHSSATGLSALSQSIDIIANNLANVNTNGFKASRANFEDLLYDQKLQPGVQNANGDERPAGLQVGLGTRISNTQYDLSTGNPIPTERDLDLMVQGNGFFRVSILQEKGNGIGYTRAGNFFRNSEGDIVLGNTEGPRLDPPINLPEDATDISISADGQISYIPPGSTTATVAGQIQLSNFVNPNGLESIGGNIYVETPASGQPIEGNPGEGALGTILQGHLESSNVDPVKELVMLIKTQRAFEMNSQTIQAADEMLQVISNLRRV comes from the coding sequence ATGGCGGTTTCCGCACTTCATTCATCGGCTACGGGTTTGTCGGCGTTGTCGCAGAGCATCGACATCATCGCCAACAACCTCGCCAACGTGAATACCAACGGCTTCAAGGCTTCACGCGCGAACTTTGAAGACCTGCTCTACGACCAGAAACTCCAGCCGGGCGTGCAGAACGCCAACGGCGACGAGCGACCGGCCGGTCTCCAGGTCGGGCTGGGTACCCGCATCAGCAACACGCAATACGACCTGAGCACCGGCAACCCGATCCCTACCGAGCGAGACCTCGATCTGATGGTGCAGGGTAACGGCTTCTTTCGGGTCAGCATTCTCCAGGAGAAGGGTAACGGCATCGGATACACACGCGCGGGAAACTTTTTCCGCAACAGCGAAGGCGACATCGTGCTCGGTAATACCGAAGGCCCGCGACTCGATCCGCCCATCAACCTTCCCGAAGATGCGACCGACATCAGCATCAGCGCTGACGGCCAGATCAGCTACATTCCTCCCGGATCGACGACGGCAACCGTCGCAGGACAGATCCAGCTTTCCAACTTCGTCAATCCCAACGGCCTCGAATCAATCGGCGGAAATATCTATGTCGAGACCCCCGCATCCGGGCAACCCATCGAGGGCAATCCCGGCGAAGGGGCACTGGGCACGATTCTTCAGGGTCACCTCGAATCGTCCAATGTCGATCCCGTGAAAGAGCTGGTCATGCTGATTAAGACACAGCGGGCGTTCGAAATGAACAGCCAGACCATCCAGGCTGCGGACGAAATGCTCCAGGTCATCAGCAACCTCAGGAGAGTCTAA
- a CDS encoding flagellar hook basal-body protein, whose product MNYGLYLSASGVLTNSYRQDVFANNLANVETIGFKPDVPAIRQRRPEAVEDPGTGSAFRQRLLERLGGGVLAGPQRIDFTPAPLKPGGDLDVALRGENAFFAVRTNEGGQQSIRLTRDGRLSRDPDGYLVTAAGNHRLLDTHDRPIQLGLIGPVKIDPAGRVIQDGETIAQIQVTGVNDLTSLRKQGSSLFAWTEKSDPRIAPSDPTIKPGYVESSGVDPIRALMDMISATKEGTANGNLIRYQDQLMDRAVNTFGRVA is encoded by the coding sequence ATGAACTACGGGTTGTATCTCTCCGCTTCGGGCGTCCTGACGAACTCGTATCGCCAGGACGTCTTTGCCAACAATCTGGCCAACGTGGAGACCATCGGATTTAAGCCCGATGTCCCCGCCATACGCCAGCGCCGTCCTGAGGCTGTCGAGGATCCCGGAACCGGCTCGGCCTTTCGTCAACGTCTGCTGGAAAGGTTGGGCGGCGGAGTGCTCGCCGGGCCGCAGCGAATCGACTTCACCCCCGCGCCGCTCAAACCCGGCGGCGACCTCGACGTGGCCCTTCGGGGTGAAAACGCCTTTTTCGCTGTGCGGACCAACGAGGGCGGGCAGCAGAGCATCCGTCTCACACGGGATGGTCGCCTCAGCCGCGATCCCGACGGCTACTTGGTAACCGCTGCGGGTAATCATCGATTGCTGGATACACACGACCGGCCGATCCAGCTTGGCCTCATCGGGCCGGTGAAGATTGACCCCGCGGGTCGAGTGATTCAGGACGGCGAGACGATCGCCCAGATTCAGGTCACCGGAGTCAATGACCTGACGAGCCTGCGGAAGCAGGGGAGCAGCCTCTTTGCCTGGACGGAAAAGAGCGATCCACGCATTGCGCCCAGCGACCCGACGATCAAGCCCGGCTACGTCGAGTCCAGCGGTGTTGATCCGATTCGTGCCCTGATGGACATGATCAGTGCCACCAAGGAAGGCACTGCCAACGGGAATCTGATCCGTTACCAGGATCAACTCATGGACCGCGCGGTCAACACTTTTGGTCGTGTCGCCTGA
- a CDS encoding phytanoyl-CoA dioxygenase family protein, giving the protein MSTASTTTHEPLLTSTQLKQYRDEGYTVVRGLIPVDVLPPIRTELLRVEAGDSIWPDEHLHVCHPDYVKNPKGGKLVAGLQLPAKRSEAFRRVVEHANMIGAMSEILGGPVKPFTDQAGIKSRLITSEQGGRTFYHQDSYYWHIDPQLGCNCWLPLDEVGKDAIALAVIPRSQRDWKLQEHENYFDDPPYMGGRATEPFKRHRIPNSSVDFSKEVLVSMSPGDALFFTNYTWHRSEPNYTGKTLSFYAIAYQRK; this is encoded by the coding sequence ATGAGCACTGCCTCCACCACCACACATGAGCCTTTGTTAACCTCGACACAACTGAAGCAATATCGAGACGAGGGATATACAGTTGTGCGCGGGCTTATTCCCGTCGATGTGCTGCCCCCGATTCGTACGGAGTTGCTGAGGGTCGAAGCAGGCGACTCCATATGGCCGGATGAGCATCTTCATGTCTGTCACCCGGACTACGTGAAAAATCCCAAAGGCGGAAAGCTCGTCGCAGGTCTTCAACTTCCCGCCAAGCGGAGTGAGGCATTCCGCCGCGTCGTAGAGCATGCCAACATGATCGGAGCGATGAGTGAGATTCTCGGCGGGCCGGTCAAGCCTTTCACCGACCAGGCTGGGATCAAAAGCAGGCTCATCACCAGCGAGCAAGGCGGCCGGACTTTCTATCATCAGGATTCGTACTACTGGCACATCGACCCGCAACTGGGGTGCAACTGCTGGCTGCCGCTGGACGAGGTAGGCAAAGACGCGATCGCACTGGCGGTCATCCCGCGCAGTCAGCGAGACTGGAAACTCCAGGAACACGAGAATTATTTCGACGATCCGCCCTACATGGGTGGGCGGGCAACGGAGCCGTTTAAGCGGCACCGAATCCCCAACTCATCTGTGGATTTTTCCAAGGAAGTGCTCGTGTCGATGTCGCCGGGTGACGCACTGTTCTTCACCAATTACACCTGGCATCGCTCCGAGCCGAACTACACCGGGAAAACGCTTTCGTTTTACGCGATTGCGTATCAGCGGAAATAA
- a CDS encoding phytanoyl-CoA dioxygenase family protein, with product MTVAATSSRLLSPVEVAAYRRDGFIAVPHLYSAEHVLEWKRLIQSVLDEEKKQVGDAWDLTSSGVRVWNAPNIHPTLRAAMKDDRVTPILQQIIGPNVEFLSAKAVFKNDTTSFASPWHQDWFYWEGASKISVWIAMDDATPENGCLKMIPGTHVKVFPKTSHEGNAFVNRIDDKEIAGLPVSTLAIKRGGAVFFHDCAVHSSYPNTARTDRWSLISTYRDASVRDECQPSLQEYWKQPMLVCGQSVNGGM from the coding sequence ATGACTGTCGCTGCCACTTCATCGCGTTTGCTTTCGCCTGTGGAAGTCGCCGCCTATCGTCGTGATGGATTCATCGCGGTACCTCACCTCTACTCAGCCGAGCATGTGCTTGAATGGAAGCGGCTGATCCAGAGTGTGCTCGATGAGGAAAAGAAGCAGGTAGGCGATGCGTGGGATCTGACCTCCAGCGGCGTGCGGGTGTGGAATGCTCCGAACATCCATCCGACGTTGCGGGCGGCGATGAAGGATGACCGTGTCACGCCGATCCTGCAGCAGATCATCGGACCGAATGTGGAGTTTCTCAGTGCTAAGGCGGTGTTCAAAAACGATACAACAAGCTTTGCCTCACCCTGGCATCAGGATTGGTTTTACTGGGAAGGGGCCAGCAAGATTTCCGTCTGGATCGCGATGGACGACGCGACGCCGGAAAACGGCTGCCTGAAGATGATCCCCGGCACACACGTCAAGGTATTTCCCAAGACCAGTCACGAGGGCAATGCGTTTGTCAATCGGATTGATGATAAGGAGATCGCGGGTTTACCGGTTTCCACGCTGGCGATCAAGCGTGGCGGGGCGGTGTTTTTCCATGATTGTGCGGTTCATAGTTCTTATCCCAATACCGCCAGAACCGACCGCTGGTCGCTGATCTCGACTTATCGTGATGCGTCGGTGCGCGATGAATGCCAGCCGAGTCTTCAGGAATACTGGAAACAACCGATGCTGGTGTGCGGTCAAAGCGTCAATGGCGGAATGTGA
- a CDS encoding thiazole synthase: MTASIQTSQASASLDAPLVLAGRTFRSRLIVGTGKYRDYSTMQQALDASGAEVITVAVRRERLYNEKGESLLSFIDLKRYTILPNTAGCFTAEDAVRVARLGRELLDQLGNAGKDWVKLEVLGDKKTLLPDPVGTLEACRELVADGFQVLCYTSDDPIMAQRIRDAGAASVMPAGSPIGSGQGVLNPNNIRLILELLKGKELSGGRGDANYPVIVDAGVGTASDVAIAMELGADGVLLNTGIAHAKDPVRMAHAMRMGTEAGRLAYLSGRIDKKLYATASSPWSGVISYIPGE, translated from the coding sequence ATGACCGCTTCCATCCAAACATCACAGGCATCGGCTTCTCTTGACGCACCGCTGGTTCTGGCCGGCCGGACTTTCCGTTCACGGCTCATCGTCGGCACGGGCAAGTACCGTGACTACTCGACCATGCAGCAGGCACTCGACGCCAGCGGTGCCGAGGTCATCACCGTAGCTGTTCGCCGTGAACGGCTGTACAACGAAAAAGGTGAAAGCCTGCTTTCGTTCATCGACCTCAAGCGATACACGATCCTGCCGAACACAGCCGGCTGCTTTACCGCGGAAGATGCGGTACGTGTCGCCCGTCTGGGGCGTGAACTGCTTGATCAACTCGGCAATGCAGGCAAGGATTGGGTGAAACTCGAAGTCCTCGGCGACAAGAAAACGCTGCTGCCTGATCCTGTCGGCACGCTCGAAGCCTGCCGCGAACTGGTCGCCGATGGATTTCAGGTCCTGTGCTACACGAGTGATGATCCGATCATGGCGCAGCGCATTCGTGATGCGGGGGCAGCCAGCGTGATGCCCGCCGGTTCGCCGATCGGTTCAGGGCAGGGGGTGCTCAATCCGAACAACATCCGTCTCATCCTTGAATTGCTCAAGGGCAAGGAACTGTCCGGCGGACGAGGCGATGCGAATTACCCGGTGATTGTCGATGCAGGCGTCGGCACCGCCAGCGACGTGGCGATTGCCATGGAGCTTGGAGCCGACGGTGTGCTGCTCAACACCGGCATCGCCCACGCCAAAGATCCCGTTCGCATGGCTCACGCGATGCGCATGGGCACCGAAGCAGGTCGCCTGGCGTATCTGTCAGGTCGTATTGATAAAAAGCTCTACGCAACGGCGAGCAGCCCGTGGTCCGGCGTGATCTCCTACATACCGGGAGAGTAA
- the thiS gene encoding sulfur carrier protein ThiS, giving the protein MRLTVNGETTDAREGQTVRELIDQLKLGDRAVAVEVNKKLVPRRLHETTRLATGDVVELVTLVGGG; this is encoded by the coding sequence ATGCGACTGACCGTCAACGGTGAAACCACCGATGCCCGCGAGGGACAGACCGTGCGCGAGTTGATTGATCAACTCAAGCTCGGCGATCGCGCGGTCGCGGTGGAAGTGAACAAAAAACTCGTTCCCCGCCGGCTGCATGAGACGACACGTCTCGCGACAGGCGATGTGGTGGAACTGGTAACGCTTGTTGGCGGCGGTTAG
- a CDS encoding LPS-assembly protein LptD: MTNGTQQRPGGAPWVIADRSTRHAGRPTTALLLASACVIGAASLIAPSFSFAQSSGTSTEPVARHALPLADPVLDNDAEIKGNKAVSWSVGNSRLVLVEGDIRFTMGTYGFRADRAVVRIDTEVAPGRKIRHLSLYLDNVKPLRGRGPVQAEAPRLLVTASTIGKIDLITNLLEQKSAASDPFVVDAQRRIDDYLAAISQPVRDVPDHGPVMTPEMIAIRDERRAQIAEDIRARSEEALAAKAKHRKGGESTAIAQAGSGQTPTAGATTQPTASGTGPSAAQAGGGQTAAAGGIPVSLPTKESSAILPAEGMVSFNFDQMVVEPGKNGESTIVLLGHVRVLYQNYQGKPGASLTAERAVIFLSKDKLAMNAGGKLNAGDVHGIYLEDNVIATYDLYTVRAPRVYYDLSRNKAVILDAVLFTWDPRRNIPIYVRAEKMRQEAANLWTAQQAAVTTSEFAVPHFSIAAKQIVVKQEPNGDGTVETKFTAKDVTTRVGKQPIFWLPKMSGNANDIPLRKAEGTYSNSNGPIIKTTWDVFGLMGRERPPGVDLTANIDYLGEHGPALGAHLEYDRPEMFGEFNGYLVGLDDSEDKIGNRKDVSFDHETRGFAHWQHRQMLAETWELSLEAAYVSDPTFLEEFFRGEADEAKPYETSVYIKKQENDWAFTFLAKYDLQDFQTQTTQLQSPGYSVDKAPELGYYRVATSLWDDRLTYYTETRASRVRIRAGEDTPAERGFTPAQSLALFGIPDTSEFSAMLTPGTPSDYRLRLDSRHEIDMPLTMGIFDVTPYIAGRFTGYDDDFEKMSGEDDRIRGWGSVGVKLSTELSRTYDDVDVAIFDLHRLRHIIEPHANLFYSGSTIEMGDLPIYDPDIEGITDGAGVSVGATNTLQTQRGGPGRWRSVDWLVVNTDFFFRGDDGDTSSPIGRFIDYRPEYSLGGDHFHADAMWQVSDTLAVVGEIIQDLEDGKTAQWRLGVNMQHTPYLATFIDYTDTEVLDSRLLSFGFTYQLTRKYTVSLRQTVDVATHQARSLDISINRRLPRWELIVIAQFDQVDDDQTIGVVLIPHGVTAARLIDPFSAFRNTD; encoded by the coding sequence TTGACGAATGGAACGCAGCAAAGACCGGGCGGCGCGCCCTGGGTGATCGCCGATCGCAGTACGCGGCACGCCGGAAGACCAACCACGGCACTCCTGCTGGCCTCGGCCTGCGTGATCGGTGCAGCGAGTCTGATCGCTCCGAGTTTTTCCTTCGCACAAAGCAGCGGCACGTCAACCGAACCCGTCGCCCGGCACGCGCTGCCGTTGGCTGATCCTGTTCTCGACAACGACGCTGAGATCAAAGGCAATAAAGCCGTCTCCTGGAGCGTCGGCAATTCCCGACTGGTACTCGTCGAGGGTGACATCAGATTCACCATGGGGACTTACGGCTTCCGTGCTGATCGCGCGGTTGTTCGCATTGACACCGAGGTGGCTCCGGGGCGAAAGATTCGCCACCTCTCGCTTTATCTGGATAACGTCAAACCTCTGCGCGGTCGCGGCCCCGTACAGGCCGAGGCCCCGCGTCTGCTGGTCACCGCCTCGACGATCGGCAAGATCGATCTGATCACCAATCTGCTCGAGCAGAAGTCAGCTGCATCCGATCCTTTTGTCGTTGACGCACAGCGACGCATTGATGACTACCTCGCTGCGATTTCCCAGCCTGTCCGTGATGTGCCCGATCATGGGCCGGTGATGACTCCGGAGATGATTGCGATTCGAGATGAGCGACGGGCGCAGATCGCAGAGGACATCCGCGCTCGATCCGAGGAGGCGCTGGCAGCGAAGGCGAAACACCGTAAAGGCGGTGAGTCAACCGCAATAGCGCAGGCCGGCTCAGGACAGACGCCAACGGCCGGCGCGACGACTCAGCCGACAGCTAGCGGCACCGGACCATCGGCGGCCCAAGCTGGCGGGGGGCAGACCGCGGCGGCAGGCGGCATTCCTGTGTCGTTGCCGACAAAGGAATCATCAGCCATCCTGCCTGCGGAGGGCATGGTGAGCTTCAACTTCGACCAGATGGTCGTCGAGCCGGGGAAGAATGGCGAAAGCACCATCGTGCTGCTGGGACACGTGCGCGTGCTTTATCAGAATTATCAGGGCAAACCCGGCGCATCGCTTACCGCAGAACGGGCGGTCATTTTCCTCTCGAAGGACAAGCTGGCGATGAACGCCGGCGGCAAGCTCAACGCAGGCGATGTTCACGGCATCTATCTCGAAGACAACGTGATCGCGACTTACGACCTTTACACGGTTCGTGCTCCGCGCGTTTACTACGACTTGAGCCGCAACAAGGCGGTCATTCTTGACGCGGTGCTCTTTACGTGGGATCCGCGGCGCAACATTCCGATTTACGTCCGCGCGGAAAAGATGCGGCAGGAGGCGGCCAATCTCTGGACGGCGCAGCAGGCGGCGGTCACGACCAGCGAGTTTGCCGTGCCTCACTTTTCAATCGCCGCCAAGCAGATCGTCGTGAAGCAAGAGCCTAACGGCGACGGCACGGTCGAGACGAAGTTCACAGCCAAGGATGTAACCACGCGAGTCGGAAAGCAGCCCATCTTCTGGCTGCCGAAAATGTCCGGCAACGCCAATGACATTCCGCTGCGCAAGGCCGAAGGTACATACAGCAACAGCAACGGCCCCATTATCAAGACGACGTGGGATGTCTTTGGCCTGATGGGCCGCGAACGTCCGCCGGGTGTTGATCTGACCGCCAACATCGACTACCTCGGCGAGCACGGCCCTGCACTGGGAGCGCATCTGGAATACGACCGCCCGGAGATGTTCGGCGAGTTTAATGGCTATCTCGTGGGTCTCGATGACAGCGAGGATAAAATCGGAAATCGCAAGGACGTTTCCTTCGATCATGAGACACGCGGCTTTGCCCACTGGCAGCACCGTCAGATGCTCGCGGAGACCTGGGAACTTTCGCTTGAGGCGGCTTACGTCTCCGACCCGACTTTCCTGGAAGAATTTTTCCGCGGCGAAGCGGACGAAGCCAAGCCTTACGAAACTTCGGTCTATATCAAAAAGCAGGAAAACGACTGGGCGTTCACCTTCCTGGCCAAGTACGACCTTCAGGATTTTCAGACTCAGACGACGCAGCTTCAGTCCCCCGGTTACTCGGTGGATAAGGCTCCGGAGCTTGGCTACTACCGGGTGGCGACGAGCCTGTGGGACGACCGACTGACCTATTACACGGAAACACGCGCCAGCCGAGTACGCATCCGTGCAGGCGAGGATACGCCCGCGGAGCGCGGATTTACGCCTGCTCAAAGTCTTGCGCTCTTTGGCATCCCGGATACGTCGGAGTTCTCGGCGATGCTGACCCCGGGAACACCCAGCGATTACCGACTGCGACTCGATTCACGGCATGAGATCGACATGCCGCTGACGATGGGCATCTTCGACGTGACGCCTTACATCGCTGGCCGGTTCACCGGTTACGACGACGATTTTGAGAAGATGTCGGGTGAAGATGATCGTATTCGCGGCTGGGGAAGTGTCGGCGTAAAACTCTCGACCGAGTTGAGCAGGACTTACGATGATGTCGATGTCGCAATCTTCGATCTTCATCGTTTGAGGCACATCATCGAGCCGCACGCGAATCTGTTTTACTCCGGCAGTACGATCGAGATGGGTGATCTGCCCATTTATGATCCCGACATCGAGGGCATCACGGATGGAGCCGGCGTCAGCGTCGGTGCGACCAATACCCTGCAGACGCAGCGGGGCGGCCCCGGTCGTTGGCGCAGCGTGGACTGGCTCGTAGTCAACACCGACTTTTTCTTCCGTGGTGATGACGGCGATACGTCCAGCCCGATCGGTCGCTTCATTGATTACCGACCCGAATACAGTCTCGGCGGGGATCACTTCCACGCCGACGCGATGTGGCAGGTCAGCGACACGCTCGCCGTGGTGGGCGAGATCATTCAAGACCTCGAAGACGGCAAAACCGCCCAGTGGCGTCTGGGGGTGAATATGCAGCACACGCCGTACCTCGCGACCTTTATCGATTACACCGATACGGAAGTTCTCGACAGCAGGTTGCTGAGTTTCGGCTTTACCTACCAGTTGACGCGCAAGTACACGGTGAGCTTGCGCCAGACGGTTGATGTCGCCACCCATCAGGCACGGAGCCTGGATATTTCGATCAATCGCCGCCTGCCGCGCTGGGAGCTGATCGTCATCGCGCAGTTCGATCAGGTGGACGACGATCAGACCATTGGCGTTGTGCTGATTCCGCATGGCGTGACGGCTGCGCGGTTGATCGACCCATTCAGCGCATTTAGAAATACGGATTAA
- a CDS encoding methyltransferase domain-containing protein, translating into MKMVEAKTKKTYDVWSKFYNHTFGALVHRRQIRALQQLHLRPGDRVLDIGVGTGMTLDHYPRNVTVVGMDLSAGMLAKAANKCAELGLDHCRLVRCDAMLPPFAERSFDHIMISHTISVVSDPNKLISWAEKLVKPNGRIVLLNHFQSTNHFFAWFEHVFNPMFVHVGWRSDLSLEEVLRGNDLHVEYRFKMRLVDLWQIVVLKHPGAGAAPPPVATNPPQIIPTQRLAIEGQ; encoded by the coding sequence ATGAAAATGGTCGAGGCAAAAACGAAAAAGACCTACGACGTCTGGTCCAAATTTTATAACCACACCTTCGGTGCACTCGTCCACCGAAGGCAGATCAGAGCTTTGCAGCAGCTTCACCTGCGTCCGGGCGACCGCGTACTCGATATCGGCGTCGGTACCGGCATGACCCTCGATCACTACCCTCGGAACGTAACCGTCGTGGGTATGGATCTCTCCGCGGGAATGCTCGCCAAGGCCGCGAATAAATGTGCCGAGCTGGGACTCGACCACTGCCGTCTGGTGCGCTGCGATGCGATGCTCCCGCCCTTTGCCGAGCGCAGTTTCGACCACATCATGATCAGTCACACCATCAGTGTGGTCAGCGATCCGAATAAATTGATCAGTTGGGCGGAAAAGCTGGTGAAGCCAAACGGCCGTATCGTCCTGCTCAACCACTTCCAATCCACCAATCATTTCTTCGCGTGGTTCGAGCATGTATTCAATCCGATGTTTGTCCACGTAGGGTGGCGCAGCGACCTTTCACTTGAGGAAGTCCTGCGCGGCAACGACCTGCACGTCGAGTACCGTTTCAAGATGCGGCTGGTGGACCTCTGGCAGATCGTTGTGCTCAAACATCCCGGTGCCGGCGCAGCACCGCCGCCTGTCGCGACGAATCCGCCGCAGATCATCCCCACACAACGCCTGGCAATCGAAGGTCAGTGA
- a CDS encoding trypsin-like peptidase domain-containing protein, with the protein MMRYLKNPLFPLILLLPAVGLAAPVTESAKPLSIDPMQLRRTAVVDVFQNCKDAVVNISSTQVIKVQTSGIDSLLDDFFDLPGERPPAGVREVKRTSVGSGFVLHPAGYVVTNAHVVARTAERKVIFSDGKEFDAQLVAIDTQRDLAVLKISAGNALHTLKMGRSSDLMVGETVIAIGNPLGYQNTVTAGVISALDRSIRVSDTISFDGLIQTDASINPGNSGGPLLNVLGELIGVNTAIRGDAQNIGFAIPVDHLRDLLPDLLDVERRYRITTGMILNHDGPARVVSIQQGSPAENAGLELNDIVVKVNSDEVTSDLDFQIALIEHKAGDKIAVTLERGGKLVTTTLVLGARARPDGQRLLHEIFGISAENVNEKTARALGLRNVEGIIITFIEERSAGDVIGLKRGDIIDQLGGYRIATLDDAGQVLEKAKLATPMSISVLRAKGRTIFRLQGTIPATEPK; encoded by the coding sequence ATGATGCGATACCTGAAAAATCCGCTTTTTCCGCTGATCTTGCTCCTGCCGGCGGTGGGACTGGCCGCACCTGTCACGGAATCCGCCAAACCTCTCTCTATCGACCCCATGCAGCTTCGTCGTACAGCCGTGGTCGATGTCTTTCAGAATTGCAAGGACGCGGTGGTCAATATCTCCTCCACCCAGGTCATCAAAGTGCAGACCTCCGGCATCGATTCGCTGCTGGATGACTTTTTCGATTTGCCCGGCGAGCGGCCACCCGCCGGTGTCCGCGAGGTCAAGCGGACCAGCGTCGGCAGCGGATTCGTGCTCCACCCCGCCGGATACGTAGTGACCAACGCCCACGTCGTGGCGCGTACCGCTGAGCGGAAGGTTATTTTTTCCGATGGGAAGGAGTTCGATGCCCAGCTTGTCGCCATCGACACCCAACGCGATCTGGCAGTCCTGAAAATCTCCGCAGGTAACGCGCTGCACACGCTCAAAATGGGTCGCAGCTCCGATCTGATGGTCGGCGAAACCGTCATCGCCATCGGTAATCCGCTGGGCTATCAGAACACCGTCACCGCAGGCGTCATCAGTGCGCTGGACCGCAGCATCCGGGTCAGCGACACCATCAGCTTTGACGGTCTCATCCAGACCGACGCGAGCATCAATCCCGGGAACTCCGGCGGGCCTCTGCTCAACGTCCTGGGTGAGCTTATCGGCGTCAATACCGCCATCCGAGGTGATGCCCAGAACATCGGATTTGCCATTCCCGTCGATCATCTGCGCGATCTGCTGCCCGATCTGCTCGATGTCGAACGGCGATATCGCATCACCACTGGAATGATCTTGAATCACGATGGCCCTGCCAGGGTCGTCTCAATTCAACAGGGTTCCCCTGCCGAAAACGCGGGACTCGAACTCAACGATATCGTTGTGAAAGTCAACAGCGACGAAGTCACCAGTGACCTCGATTTTCAGATCGCGTTGATCGAACACAAGGCTGGGGACAAGATCGCGGTAACTCTCGAACGCGGAGGAAAGCTGGTGACCACGACGCTGGTCCTCGGTGCCCGCGCCAGGCCGGACGGTCAGCGGCTGCTACATGAGATATTCGGCATCTCCGCTGAGAACGTCAACGAAAAAACCGCGAGGGCACTGGGACTCCGGAATGTCGAAGGCATCATCATCACGTTCATCGAGGAACGCAGCGCAGGCGATGTCATCGGTCTGAAGCGCGGCGACATCATCGACCAGTTAGGCGGTTACCGGATCGCTACGCTCGACGACGCCGGCCAAGTGCTGGAAAAGGCCAAGCTCGCGACACCGATGTCGATCAGCGTGCTCCGTGCCAAAGGGAGAACCATTTTCCGGTTGCAGGGGACCATCCCCGCCACCGAGCCGAAGTAA
- the metG gene encoding methionine--tRNA ligase subunit beta, translating to MMDIKPTITIEDFAKIDLRVATVVAAEPHPNADRLLKLQVNLGHETRQICAGIRQFYADPSVLVGKQIIVVANLAPRAMRGEVSNGMLLAASARDGDEIRDVVVLTPSKEVPPGSTVS from the coding sequence ATGATGGATATTAAACCCACGATCACCATCGAGGACTTTGCGAAGATCGACCTGCGGGTGGCGACGGTGGTTGCTGCCGAACCGCACCCCAACGCCGACCGCCTGCTCAAACTTCAGGTCAACCTTGGCCATGAAACGCGGCAAATCTGCGCAGGTATCCGACAGTTTTACGCCGATCCATCCGTGCTCGTGGGAAAACAGATCATCGTGGTCGCCAATCTCGCCCCTCGTGCGATGCGCGGTGAAGTCTCCAACGGCATGCTCCTGGCGGCCAGTGCCAGGGACGGCGACGAAATTCGTGATGTGGTCGTGCTGACGCCGTCGAAGGAGGTTCCGCCGGGTTCAACCGTGTCGTAA